TTCGTCCCGCTCGGTGGGCGTGGCGAGGATGACGTCTGCGCCGCCGTCGTACGGATGGTGGATGCGCCGAAGTCCCGTGTCGGTGATGAACACCTCGACGAGCGCCTCGTCGGCGACGGCGCGCAGCAGGTCGTCAACGCAGCCGTGTCGCCACCGGCGCCGATCGGCGTAGAGGCGCGTGTGGATGCGGAACTCCGGGGCCGGGTCGTCCTCATCCGTTTGTGACGCTCCAGCACGATCGCGTACTCGTCTTCCAGCCGGGGAGGCTGTGGAAACGCACCCAGTGGTCCGCGTACCTATTGCGGAAGGCATGCGCGATGGGCGGGCCCGACGGTCGTCGTTCCCGCCACAGCGCAGCGAGCAGGTCGGGCGTGACGCCGGAGCTCACCCCTCGGCCTTCGCCACGCCGATCGGGCAGGACACGCCCGTACCGCCGATGCCGCAGTAACCCGCCGGGTTCTTGTCCAGGTACTGCTGGTGGTAGCCCTCCGCCGGGTAGAACGGGCGGCCCTCCGCCGGGACGATCTCCGTGGTGATCTCGCCGTACCCGGAAGAGGTGAGGACCTTCTGGTAGGACTCGCGGGAGGACTTGGCGGTGGCCGCCTGCTCGGGGGTGTGGGTGTAGATCGCCGAGCGGTACTGCGTGCCGACGTCGTTGCCCTGGCGGAAGCCCTGCGTGGGGTCGTGGGACTCCCAGAACGTCTTCAGGAGGCGCTCGTACGAGATCAGCTTCGGGTCGTAGACCACGCGGACGACCTCCGTGTGGCCGGTCAGGCCCGAGCAGACCTCCTCGTACGTGGGGTTCTCCGTGTAACCGCCCTGGTAGCCGACCAGGGTCGTCCACACCCCTGCCGGGAGCTGCCAGAACTTGCGCTCGGCGCCCCAGAAACAGCCCAGGCCGAAGTCGGCGCTCTCCAGGCCCTCGGGGTACGGGCCGAGCAGCGGGTTGCCGAGGACGGTGTGTCGGTCGGGGACCGTGAACGCCGGCTCCGGGCGGCCGGGCAGCGCCTGCTCGGGGGCCGGCAGCTGGGGCGTACGGCTGTGCAGGAACATGCGGTCTCCAATCGGCGC
The genomic region above belongs to Streptomyces coeruleorubidus and contains:
- the msrA gene encoding peptide-methionine (S)-S-oxide reductase MsrA; amino-acid sequence: MFLHSRTPQLPAPEQALPGRPEPAFTVPDRHTVLGNPLLGPYPEGLESADFGLGCFWGAERKFWQLPAGVWTTLVGYQGGYTENPTYEEVCSGLTGHTEVVRVVYDPKLISYERLLKTFWESHDPTQGFRQGNDVGTQYRSAIYTHTPEQAATAKSSRESYQKVLTSSGYGEITTEIVPAEGRPFYPAEGYHQQYLDKNPAGYCGIGGTGVSCPIGVAKAEG